One Actinospica robiniae DSM 44927 genomic region harbors:
- a CDS encoding siderophore-interacting protein, with translation MLRGEPASPSMRRVTVGGRSLTDLAYLGYDHWFRLFMRPAM, from the coding sequence GTGCTCCGCGGCGAGCCGGCCTCCCCCTCGATGCGAAGGGTCACCGTGGGCGGCCGCTCGCTCACGGACTTGGCGTACCTGGGCTACGACCACTGGTTCCGGCTCTTCATGCGCCCGGCCATGTGA
- a CDS encoding DsrE family protein: MPKTVIHVFHDDDDSLATGTRVAQRIHEVAAENGVTVEVFCFGPAQRRLAGASGGEAVATFNRQIDELIARGVVVGACVNAARADGTEGALLQRGLGLHVARDEFLRFTLEQATVITF, from the coding sequence ATGCCCAAGACCGTCATCCACGTGTTCCACGACGACGATGACTCGCTCGCCACCGGGACGCGGGTCGCTCAGCGCATCCACGAGGTCGCTGCGGAGAACGGCGTCACCGTCGAGGTCTTCTGCTTCGGCCCTGCGCAGCGCCGCCTGGCCGGCGCGAGCGGCGGCGAGGCCGTCGCGACCTTCAACCGGCAGATCGACGAGCTCATCGCCCGGGGCGTCGTAGTCGGGGCCTGCGTCAACGCCGCGCGCGCCGACGGCACCGAGGGCGCGCTTCTTCAGCGTGGCCTCGGTCTGCACGTCGCGCGCGACGAGTTCCTGCGGTTCACCCTCGAGCAGGCCACTGTCATCACGTTCTAG
- a CDS encoding peptidylprolyl isomerase, translated as MNSGDPQDGGPQDAVPARWGQPQQPYPQQPSRRSPKTVLITVVTFAVIGGLALGAFFLGQLVRHDPHPSAVGRAALPPVSASRAPAPCVAAASITAEPTGYEACGTAARNVGIPDYDAAAAKRAYTITIKTNRGDIEFTADGKAAPYTVYSFVYLVNKQYFTTTPCHRLTTAGIYVLQCGDPSGTGSGGPGYQFQDENLASLGTPDATGAVTYKAGTVAMANAGPGTNGSQFFLVYKDSPIPPAYTPFGTITEGLDVLQQIAQAGTDDSNSAGDGVPKESVQIESVTVR; from the coding sequence ATGAACAGCGGGGATCCGCAGGACGGCGGTCCGCAGGACGCCGTACCGGCGAGGTGGGGTCAACCGCAGCAGCCTTATCCGCAGCAGCCCAGCCGTCGCTCGCCGAAGACCGTCTTGATCACTGTGGTGACCTTCGCTGTCATCGGGGGTCTCGCCCTCGGCGCTTTCTTCCTGGGCCAGCTGGTGAGGCACGATCCGCACCCTTCAGCGGTCGGCCGGGCGGCGCTCCCCCCGGTTTCCGCCAGCAGAGCGCCAGCTCCCTGCGTCGCCGCGGCCAGTATCACCGCCGAGCCGACCGGCTACGAGGCATGTGGCACGGCAGCCCGGAACGTCGGCATACCCGACTACGACGCGGCGGCGGCGAAGAGGGCCTACACGATCACCATCAAAACCAATCGCGGGGATATCGAGTTCACGGCTGACGGCAAGGCCGCGCCGTACACCGTCTACTCCTTCGTCTACCTGGTGAACAAGCAATACTTCACCACCACGCCCTGCCACCGCCTGACGACCGCCGGGATCTACGTGCTGCAGTGCGGCGACCCGAGCGGAACCGGATCGGGTGGTCCGGGCTACCAGTTCCAGGACGAGAACCTGGCCTCCCTCGGCACTCCGGACGCAACCGGCGCGGTTACGTACAAGGCCGGCACGGTGGCGATGGCGAACGCCGGCCCGGGCACCAACGGCAGCCAGTTCTTCCTTGTTTATAAGGACTCGCCGATCCCGCCCGCCTACACCCCCTTCGGAACGATCACCGAGGGCCTGGACGTCCTTCAACAGATCGCTCAAGCCGGCACCGACGACTCCAACTCCGCCGGTGACGGTGTTCCGAAGGAGTCGGTGCAGATCGAGTCGGTGACGGTGCGCTAG
- a CDS encoding DUF2264 domain-containing protein, with the protein MDHSDLAPYTGWTRADWTGLADRLLDAVTPYASPSFARYQLPGTHTSHSGNDSDALEGYARTFLLAAFRIAGERGEGPVATKLLERYAAGIAAGTDPAGSEAWLPIVPGRATQPMVEAASIALGLHETRAWLWEKLAPDVQERVTRWLGGFIGNHTWPNNWMLFQTISEEFLASVGADHRDDEIVRGLDALEGWYVGDGWYTDGRTSEFDYYNAWALHLYPLMWTRIADGGARGARAVEAREVYRSRLRRFLEDYPKFIGGDGAPMHQGRSLTYRFGAAAPLWVGELFDCTPLSPGETRRAASGIAKHFIDRGAVNAQGLLSLGWYGEHLPTVQPYSGPASPYWASKAFLGLLLPSDHRVWTAVEEPLPVERADFVTVLNGPNWILQGTQNDGIVRLHNHGSDHVDRSSGHEQDDPFYSKLAYSTATAPDTAEESWVCRVDSHIALISPDDTPSRRGAFTRLGASADGDAAWAGSVHIPHVTRADGEAQPIEGAQIESWTIAWRCWDLRIHAVDATEGWGVREGGYAVAGHEPLAIHDDAVSRPSDGLTSSLTGILGWTRQSVHEAAEANAYGSHSAAPALHAAHPGGRAWYASLASLTRPAEAGATDAAASIQIQADGSIIATFPDGHRVALRPAGE; encoded by the coding sequence ATGGACCATTCCGACCTCGCCCCGTACACCGGCTGGACCCGCGCCGACTGGACCGGTCTCGCCGACCGCCTGCTCGACGCCGTCACCCCGTACGCATCGCCGTCGTTCGCGCGTTATCAGCTCCCTGGCACCCACACCTCGCACAGCGGCAACGATTCCGACGCGTTGGAGGGATACGCGCGCACCTTCCTGCTCGCCGCGTTCCGCATCGCCGGAGAGCGCGGCGAGGGGCCCGTCGCCACGAAGCTGCTGGAGCGCTACGCCGCGGGGATCGCAGCAGGCACCGATCCGGCCGGCTCCGAGGCGTGGCTGCCCATCGTGCCGGGCCGTGCCACGCAACCCATGGTCGAGGCCGCGTCGATCGCCCTCGGCCTGCACGAAACCCGCGCGTGGCTGTGGGAGAAGCTGGCGCCGGACGTCCAAGAGCGGGTGACACGGTGGCTCGGCGGCTTCATCGGCAACCACACGTGGCCGAACAACTGGATGCTGTTCCAGACGATCTCCGAGGAGTTCCTCGCCTCGGTCGGCGCCGATCACCGAGACGATGAGATCGTGCGCGGCCTCGACGCGCTCGAAGGCTGGTACGTCGGTGACGGCTGGTACACCGACGGGCGTACCAGCGAATTCGACTACTACAACGCCTGGGCTCTGCACCTGTATCCGTTGATGTGGACGAGAATCGCTGATGGAGGCGCTCGCGGCGCTCGTGCTGTCGAAGCACGCGAGGTCTACCGGTCCCGGCTGCGCCGCTTCCTCGAGGACTACCCGAAGTTCATCGGCGGCGATGGAGCTCCGATGCACCAAGGCCGATCCCTGACCTACCGCTTCGGCGCGGCGGCCCCGCTGTGGGTCGGCGAGCTGTTCGACTGCACTCCGCTGAGCCCGGGAGAGACACGGCGTGCCGCTAGCGGAATTGCCAAGCACTTCATCGACCGTGGCGCCGTGAACGCCCAAGGCCTGCTCTCGCTGGGCTGGTACGGCGAGCACCTGCCGACGGTGCAGCCGTATTCGGGCCCTGCATCGCCTTATTGGGCGAGCAAGGCGTTCCTCGGCCTGCTGTTGCCGTCGGACCACCGGGTCTGGACCGCGGTCGAAGAACCCCTGCCGGTCGAGCGGGCCGACTTCGTCACCGTGTTGAACGGCCCGAACTGGATCCTCCAGGGCACGCAGAACGACGGCATCGTGCGTCTGCACAACCACGGATCAGACCACGTCGATCGAAGCTCGGGACACGAGCAGGACGATCCGTTCTACTCGAAGCTCGCGTACAGCACCGCCACCGCCCCCGACACCGCAGAGGAGTCGTGGGTGTGCCGGGTCGACAGCCACATCGCCTTGATTTCGCCGGACGATACGCCGTCGCGCCGAGGAGCCTTCACCCGGCTCGGTGCGAGCGCGGACGGCGATGCCGCATGGGCCGGTTCCGTCCACATCCCGCACGTGACGCGCGCCGATGGCGAGGCGCAGCCGATCGAGGGCGCACAGATCGAGAGCTGGACCATCGCGTGGCGTTGCTGGGACCTGCGGATCCACGCCGTCGACGCCACGGAGGGCTGGGGCGTGCGCGAAGGCGGCTACGCCGTCGCCGGCCATGAGCCGCTGGCGATACACGACGATGCGGTGAGCCGCCCGAGCGACGGCCTGACGTCCTCGCTCACCGGAATCCTCGGCTGGACACGGCAAAGCGTGCACGAGGCGGCCGAAGCCAACGCGTACGGTTCGCACTCCGCAGCCCCCGCTCTGCATGCCGCGCACCCCGGTGGCCGCGCCTGGTACGCCTCGCTCGCCTCCCTCACCCGCCCCGCCGAGGCCGGCGCGACCGACGCCGCTGCCTCCATACAGATCCAAGCCGACGGATCGATCATCGCGACGTTCCCCGACGGCCATCGCGTCGCCCTGCGACCGGCGGGGGAGTAG
- a CDS encoding extracellular catalytic domain type 2 short-chain-length polyhydroxyalkanoate depolymerase, which produces MASVPPLRRRRALTWLSVVLAAQGAAIAAAASPAQAAGSLPSYAVSADYVSGVSSGGNMANQLAVAYSGTFKGAAIFAASQYDCALDNTYQAVYGCAESLYPAYLSTDEANAATFAAEGLIDPTADLAGQRDWVYHGTDDTVVAGALDQDDVSFLQHFGASVTYDHSTAAGHGWISPLGPGACSASQSPYLNDCGTDPEGAFLKQLLGSVNAPQATTTGTLLSFNQNSYVPGGSAAAISMGPTGYAYVPQSCASGATCRLMVALHGCEMSAGSIGQSFVKDSYLDNYADTNSMIVLYPQAEATALINPLGCWDWWGYLGAGDAAYPTKAGVQITAIMNMVRALGG; this is translated from the coding sequence ATGGCCAGTGTTCCCCCGCTCCGACGACGTCGTGCCCTGACATGGCTGTCCGTCGTCCTCGCCGCCCAGGGCGCCGCCATCGCCGCCGCGGCCTCTCCCGCGCAGGCCGCCGGCTCGCTGCCGTCGTACGCCGTCAGCGCCGACTACGTCTCCGGGGTCTCGTCCGGCGGCAACATGGCCAACCAGCTCGCGGTGGCGTACTCCGGGACTTTCAAGGGCGCCGCGATCTTCGCCGCCTCGCAGTACGACTGCGCGCTCGACAATACCTATCAAGCAGTTTACGGGTGCGCGGAATCGCTTTATCCGGCCTACCTCAGCACGGATGAGGCGAACGCGGCCACCTTCGCCGCCGAGGGGCTGATCGACCCGACGGCCGATCTCGCCGGACAGCGCGACTGGGTCTACCACGGCACCGACGACACCGTCGTCGCCGGCGCCCTCGACCAGGACGACGTCTCCTTCCTCCAGCACTTCGGCGCATCCGTCACCTACGACCACTCGACCGCGGCCGGGCACGGGTGGATCAGCCCTCTGGGCCCGGGCGCCTGCTCGGCGTCGCAATCCCCGTACCTGAACGACTGCGGGACCGACCCCGAGGGCGCTTTCCTCAAGCAGCTGCTCGGTTCCGTCAACGCCCCTCAGGCCACGACGACGGGCACGCTGCTGTCGTTCAACCAGAACTCTTACGTGCCGGGCGGCAGCGCGGCGGCGATCAGCATGGGCCCGACCGGGTACGCGTACGTCCCGCAGTCGTGCGCGTCGGGAGCCACCTGCCGGTTGATGGTCGCGCTGCACGGGTGCGAGATGAGCGCCGGCAGCATCGGTCAGAGCTTCGTGAAGGACTCGTACCTGGACAACTACGCCGACACGAATTCCATGATCGTGCTGTACCCGCAGGCCGAAGCGACCGCTTTGATCAACCCGCTCGGCTGTTGGGACTGGTGGGGCTACCTCGGCGCCGGGGACGCCGCCTATCCGACGAAGGCGGGCGTGCAGATCACCGCGATCATGAACATGGTCCGGGCGCTCGGCGGCTGA